From one Thermoanaerobacter uzonensis DSM 18761 genomic stretch:
- a CDS encoding NifB/NifX family molybdenum-iron cluster-binding protein: MKIAISSEGKTLEAKVDSRFGRAQYFIIVDSETMDYKVIDNAAVAQSSGAGTKAAQTLIDEGVQVLISSSVGPNAMEVFKAAEIPVYKAIEGDVKTNIELFKNGSLEKITEATNQGHHHH, from the coding sequence ATGAAAATAGCTATTTCCTCAGAAGGAAAAACTCTTGAAGCTAAGGTGGATTCAAGATTTGGACGAGCTCAATATTTTATTATAGTTGATAGTGAGACAATGGATTATAAAGTTATTGACAACGCTGCGGTAGCCCAAAGCAGTGGTGCGGGCACTAAAGCGGCACAGACTCTTATAGATGAAGGTGTACAAGTTCTCATCTCAAGCAGTGTAGGACCAAACGCTATGGAAGTATTTAAAGCAGCAGAAATTCCAGTATATAAAGCAATAGAAGGAGATGTAAAAACAAACATAGAGCTTTTTAAAAATGGAAGCCTTGAAAAGATAACAGAAGCGACAAATCAAGGACATCACCATCATTAA
- a CDS encoding ATP-binding protein, with translation MRRVKISVLSGKGGTGKTTVSVNLAKTFNNSLYVDCDVEEPNGYLFLNPQIEDEKTVEVIIPEINYDKCTLCGECVKACRFGALTKLIKKILVFDHLCHSCGACFEMCPYDAIVEKYKPIGTIRKGKAQSVDFIDGKLNYGEATGVPILKEINKLIENVDKPVIVDSPPGTSCPVIHSIEGSDLCIMVTEPTPYGLHDFDLAVQLVKQMGIPMAAVINKAGEGDNIIEEYCEKEGIKVLAKIPFKKEFAEAYSKGKLLIEVNEEVKGIFEKLTTDALELIKK, from the coding sequence ATGAGAAGAGTCAAGATTTCTGTATTGAGTGGTAAAGGTGGAACAGGAAAAACAACTGTTTCTGTTAACCTTGCCAAAACTTTTAATAATAGCCTGTATGTTGATTGCGATGTAGAAGAGCCTAACGGCTATTTATTTTTAAATCCTCAAATAGAAGATGAAAAAACGGTTGAAGTCATAATACCTGAAATAAACTACGACAAATGCACATTATGTGGTGAGTGTGTAAAAGCGTGTAGATTTGGAGCTTTGACAAAATTAATCAAAAAAATTCTCGTGTTTGACCACTTATGCCATTCCTGCGGAGCTTGTTTTGAGATGTGTCCTTATGATGCCATAGTAGAAAAATACAAACCTATTGGAACGATAAGGAAGGGCAAAGCCCAAAGCGTAGATTTTATAGACGGAAAATTAAATTATGGAGAAGCGACTGGAGTGCCTATTTTAAAAGAGATTAATAAATTGATTGAGAATGTAGATAAACCTGTAATAGTGGATAGCCCGCCAGGGACTTCCTGTCCAGTTATACATTCTATTGAAGGAAGTGATTTGTGCATTATGGTTACAGAACCTACCCCTTATGGTCTGCACGACTTTGATTTAGCGGTACAGCTTGTAAAACAGATGGGCATTCCTATGGCCGCCGTCATTAATAAAGCTGGGGAAGGGGACAATATTATCGAGGAATACTGCGAAAAAGAAGGCATAAAAGTTTTAGCGAAGATTCCTTTTAAAAAAGAGTTTGCAGAGGCCTATTCAAAAGGTAAATTGTTGATTGAGGTTAATGAAGAGGTAAAAGGAATATTTGAGAAATTGACGACTGATGCATTGGAGTTGATAAAAAAATGA